One window from the genome of [Clostridium] celerecrescens 18A encodes:
- a CDS encoding DJ-1 family glyoxalase III yields the protein MGKVFAFFADGSEEVELLAVVDILKRGGQEVTLVSVTGKRDVVSAHQINIQADYEFSEVDCKDADVLFLPGGMPGTRNLGAHKGLLNSLKKAHKENRRIAAICAAPSILGRLGILEGKRATCFPGFEPELKGALYTKQGVVTDGNITTARGLGYALDMGIELLGLLTDKDHARQVKEAIQYDHSSM from the coding sequence ATGGGAAAAGTATTTGCGTTTTTCGCTGATGGATCAGAGGAAGTGGAGTTATTGGCAGTTGTGGATATTTTAAAGAGGGGTGGCCAGGAGGTGACCCTTGTTTCCGTTACGGGGAAAAGAGATGTGGTAAGTGCCCATCAGATAAATATCCAGGCAGACTATGAATTTTCCGAAGTAGACTGTAAAGATGCCGATGTTCTGTTTCTTCCCGGCGGAATGCCGGGGACCAGGAATTTAGGTGCTCACAAGGGGCTGTTAAATTCTTTAAAAAAAGCTCATAAAGAGAACCGGAGAATCGCGGCGATCTGCGCTGCCCCAAGTATACTAGGAAGGCTTGGTATCCTGGAAGGAAAGAGAGCAACCTGCTTTCCCGGCTTTGAACCAGAGCTTAAAGGTGCCTTGTATACAAAACAGGGAGTTGTTACGGATGGGAATATAACCACCGCCAGGGGGTTAGGCTATGCGCTGGATATGGGAATTGAACTTCTGGGCCTTCTGACGGATAAAGATCATGCCCGCCAGGTAAAGGAGGCCATCCAATACGACCATAGTTCCATGTGA
- a CDS encoding galactose/methyl galactoside ABC transporter permease MglC, which yields MQTNKVNIKDFLINNGIIVVLIMLAIFTAIKQPSFGTPDNLKNIALNVAPRFIIACGVSGCLITRGTDLSAGRMVGLSACLAGTLLQKPGYSGKFFPNLPDFGIWWVFVVLLICIAVCAIFGLINGMVVSFLQVPAFIGTLGMQLIVYGVCLVYTNATPIGGYRPAYTEVAKGRLFGFIPYLFLIALAVGFVIWFIYNKTPHGKYMYAIGGNEQAAEVSGVNTKKTKIIIYVTAAALYALGGFLVGAKSGGSSVNMGMGWELEAIAACTIGGVSVNGGIGKVSGVLIGVLVFEILKTCLQYLGVDTNFQYIAQGIVIVVAIALDIRKYIAKK from the coding sequence ATGCAAACAAATAAAGTTAATATAAAGGATTTTCTTATTAATAATGGAATCATCGTCGTTCTCATCATGCTGGCGATTTTTACTGCAATTAAACAGCCATCCTTTGGTACCCCTGATAACTTAAAAAACATCGCTTTAAACGTAGCGCCCCGTTTTATCATTGCCTGCGGCGTATCCGGATGTCTGATCACCAGAGGTACAGATCTTTCCGCCGGACGTATGGTAGGGCTATCTGCCTGCCTTGCAGGTACTTTGCTTCAGAAACCAGGATATAGCGGAAAGTTTTTCCCAAATCTTCCTGATTTCGGAATCTGGTGGGTATTCGTAGTCCTGTTAATCTGTATCGCTGTTTGTGCGATTTTCGGTCTGATCAATGGTATGGTTGTTTCTTTTCTTCAGGTTCCGGCTTTTATCGGAACTTTAGGTATGCAGCTGATTGTTTACGGTGTCTGCCTTGTTTATACCAATGCGACTCCAATCGGCGGTTACCGTCCTGCCTATACAGAGGTAGCAAAGGGCAGGCTTTTTGGATTCATTCCTTATCTGTTCCTAATTGCCCTTGCAGTCGGGTTTGTGATCTGGTTTATTTATAATAAAACACCACACGGCAAATATATGTACGCCATCGGCGGAAACGAGCAGGCAGCGGAAGTTTCCGGCGTTAATACAAAAAAAACGAAAATCATCATTTATGTAACAGCAGCAGCCCTTTATGCATTGGGAGGTTTCCTTGTAGGCGCTAAATCCGGCGGTTCCTCCGTTAATATGGGAATGGGCTGGGAGCTGGAAGCCATTGCGGCATGTACCATCGGAGGCGTATCTGTAAATGGTGGTATTGGTAAGGTATCCGGTGTTCTGATCGGAGTACTGGTATTTGAAATCTTGAAGACCTGTCTGCAGTATCTGGGCGTTGATACCAACTTTCAGTATATTGCACAGGGAATTGTAATTGTAGTTGCGATTGCTCTGGACATCAGAAAGTATATTGCAAAGAAGTAA
- a CDS encoding extracellular solute-binding protein, producing the protein MKKGWVLPVLAAVFIGLLTGCEKKDPYGLSEKDPVTITIWHYYNGVQKEEFDRLVQEFNENKGREKGIIVKAFNKGSIDELSILINESIEKKIGADPLPDVFSAYVDKVYEVDQMGLAADLSSYLTADEISEYVDAYMEEGKFDSTGAIKVFPVAKSTEILTVNKTDWDKFAEATGETEEALSTWEGITRVAEAYYKWTDSLTEEPDDGKAFFGRDAFANYMIIGSLQLGHEIFKEKDGKTILDFDKQTMRKLWDNYYVPYVNGYFGSYGKFRSDDVKTGQLAAFVGATSGISYFPTSVTLEDGTNYAIESKLYPLPNFQGTVPCAVQQGAGMMVFKSEEKREYAATLFLKWFTCVEQNMKFAIGSGYLPVKKVAGNEELLRPFLEEAGEDSGVSQNLLIGLNTANQYRLYTSKPFKGGDRARSVLNSSMVLKAKEDYEEICALIGQGVKRESAVANFVTEENFDNWYRDTMEQLEAIVGE; encoded by the coding sequence ATGAAAAAAGGATGGGTATTGCCGGTTCTGGCTGCTGTTTTCATCGGCCTGCTTACCGGATGTGAGAAGAAAGATCCATATGGATTATCGGAAAAAGATCCGGTCACCATTACCATCTGGCATTATTACAATGGCGTCCAGAAGGAAGAATTCGACCGTCTGGTGCAGGAGTTTAATGAAAACAAAGGAAGAGAAAAAGGGATCATCGTCAAGGCGTTTAATAAGGGAAGCATTGACGAATTGAGCATTCTGATTAATGAAAGTATTGAAAAGAAAATCGGAGCGGATCCTCTGCCTGACGTTTTTTCTGCTTACGTGGATAAGGTATACGAAGTGGATCAGATGGGGTTGGCAGCAGATTTAAGCAGCTATCTGACTGCGGACGAAATATCGGAATATGTGGATGCCTATATGGAAGAAGGCAAATTTGACAGCACAGGGGCGATCAAGGTATTTCCTGTCGCCAAGTCTACTGAGATCCTTACTGTGAACAAGACGGACTGGGACAAGTTTGCAGAGGCAACAGGAGAGACAGAGGAGGCTCTTTCCACCTGGGAAGGAATCACCCGTGTGGCAGAGGCCTATTATAAATGGACAGACAGCTTAACGGAGGAACCGGATGATGGAAAGGCTTTTTTCGGAAGGGATGCGTTTGCTAATTATATGATCATCGGCAGCCTTCAGCTGGGCCATGAAATCTTTAAAGAAAAGGATGGGAAAACCATTCTGGATTTTGATAAGCAGACCATGCGGAAGCTATGGGACAATTATTACGTTCCCTATGTAAATGGATATTTTGGTTCCTACGGGAAATTTAGAAGTGATGATGTAAAGACAGGCCAGCTTGCTGCCTTTGTTGGGGCAACCAGCGGAATCTCTTACTTTCCAACCTCAGTGACCCTTGAGGATGGGACCAATTATGCCATAGAAAGTAAGCTTTACCCTCTTCCCAATTTCCAGGGTACCGTTCCCTGTGCAGTACAGCAGGGAGCCGGTATGATGGTGTTTAAATCTGAGGAAAAAAGAGAATATGCAGCAACACTATTCCTAAAATGGTTTACATGTGTAGAACAGAATATGAAGTTTGCTATTGGTTCCGGTTATCTTCCGGTAAAGAAGGTTGCCGGTAATGAAGAACTGCTTAGACCCTTCCTGGAGGAAGCCGGAGAGGACAGCGGGGTATCACAGAACCTTCTGATTGGCCTTAACACAGCGAATCAATACCGGCTTTATACTTCAAAACCGTTTAAAGGCGGTGACCGCGCAAGAAGCGTGCTGAATTCTTCAATGGTTTTAAAGGCAAAAGAAGATTACGAAGAGATATGCGCCCTTATAGGACAGGGAGTGAAACGGGAAAGTGCAGTTGCAAATTTTGTGACGGAAGAAAATTTCGATAACTGGTACAGGGACACAATGGAGCAGTTGGAAGCGATTGTTGGAGAGTAA
- a CDS encoding sugar ABC transporter ATP-binding protein: MAEEYRLEMIGVSKSFPGVKALDKINLKVRPGTVHALMGENGAGKSTLMKCLFGIYKMDEGNVLIDGKDVSIANPDDALRKGLAMVHQELQPVPARSIAENMYLGRYPLIKIGPLKMIDHKTMNQEAEKWLKDVKMSFNPRAKLGTLSIGQMQSVEIAKAVSQNAKLVILDEPTSSLTDNEVEALFRIIRDLKSRGVSMIYISHKMAEIRQIADDITIMRDGTYVGSWEVKDISDDEIVKQMVGRELSNVYPPKEDYRTDETVLKVSHVSSIHARSFRDCSFELKKGEILGFGGLVGAQRTELMEAIFGMRHIASGEIEILGKKVTIKRPQDAINDSVGMITEDRRGTGIIGCLSIADNTAIASYRNYTKAGTINSKKVGEVVKESIAKLSIKTPNDKTLIQSLSGGNQQKVIIARWLANNPDILIMDEPTRGIDVGAKYEIYQIMIDLVKQGKSIIMISSEMPELIGMSNRIIVMCNGHITGELEDDEATQEKIMAFATKFDLNDKVTENFTQEVKS, translated from the coding sequence ATGGCAGAGGAATACAGACTGGAAATGATAGGGGTCAGCAAATCCTTCCCTGGTGTTAAAGCGCTCGATAAAATCAACTTAAAAGTACGTCCCGGTACCGTTCATGCCTTAATGGGTGAGAACGGAGCAGGTAAGTCGACCCTTATGAAATGCCTTTTCGGCATTTATAAAATGGATGAAGGAAATGTTCTTATTGACGGGAAGGATGTGAGCATCGCAAATCCCGATGATGCCCTTCGCAAAGGGCTTGCTATGGTGCATCAGGAGCTGCAGCCGGTTCCGGCTCGTTCCATTGCGGAAAATATGTACCTTGGAAGGTATCCTTTAATAAAAATAGGTCCGTTAAAGATGATTGACCATAAGACCATGAATCAGGAAGCGGAAAAGTGGTTAAAAGATGTAAAAATGAGTTTTAATCCCAGGGCAAAACTTGGGACACTATCAATCGGACAAATGCAGTCAGTGGAAATTGCAAAGGCAGTGAGCCAGAATGCAAAGCTGGTAATTTTGGATGAACCGACCTCATCACTGACTGATAATGAAGTGGAAGCGCTGTTTCGGATTATCAGGGATTTAAAATCCCGCGGTGTTTCTATGATATATATCAGCCATAAGATGGCAGAAATCCGGCAGATTGCCGATGACATTACAATCATGCGAGATGGAACGTACGTAGGCTCCTGGGAGGTAAAGGACATTTCGGATGATGAAATCGTAAAGCAGATGGTCGGCCGGGAATTAAGCAACGTCTATCCGCCAAAGGAAGACTATCGGACAGATGAAACTGTTTTAAAAGTAAGTCATGTAAGCAGCATCCACGCACGCTCCTTCCGGGATTGTTCCTTTGAATTAAAGAAAGGAGAAATTCTGGGATTTGGAGGCCTGGTAGGTGCTCAGAGAACAGAATTGATGGAAGCGATTTTTGGTATGCGCCATATTGCAAGCGGTGAAATTGAAATACTTGGTAAAAAGGTGACGATCAAGCGTCCCCAGGATGCCATCAATGATTCTGTGGGAATGATCACAGAGGACAGACGAGGAACCGGCATTATTGGCTGCTTAAGCATTGCAGATAATACGGCCATAGCCTCTTACCGGAATTATACCAAGGCTGGAACCATTAACAGCAAAAAGGTGGGGGAGGTTGTAAAAGAGAGCATCGCAAAGCTGAGCATCAAGACGCCCAATGACAAGACCCTGATACAATCTCTGTCAGGAGGGAACCAGCAAAAGGTGATCATCGCCAGATGGCTGGCGAATAACCCGGATATTCTGATTATGGATGAACCCACCAGAGGAATTGACGTCGGTGCTAAATATGAGATTTATCAGATCATGATAGATCTGGTAAAGCAGGGAAAATCGATTATCATGATTTCCTCCGAAATGCCGGAACTGATCGGCATGTCAAACCGGATCATCGTTATGTGCAATGGCCATATTACCGGAGAACTGGAAGATGATGAGGCAACTCAGGAGAAAATAATGGCATTTGCCACAAAATTCGATTTAAACGATAAAGTTACAGAAAATTTCACACAGGAGGTTAAATCATGA
- a CDS encoding galactose ABC transporter substrate-binding protein produces the protein MKKRYGILAVVVILLLTLWGVFYQSRKEGGREEKKSIRIGVTLYRGDDSFINTLRGNIEEQAKEYEKETGIKVVMDIVDAKGNQNTQNSQVDRFISLGYDAICVNIVDRSVASNIISKAMDASLPVVFFNREPVEEDMRRWEKLYYVGENAKESATLQGNILVDAYKKDPSSLDLNGDGKVSYVLLEGENSHQDSLIRTEWSIQTLKDGGVPLEKITGGIANWDRSQASAWMEQWLSEYSDEVEVVICNNDDMALGAADALERKGDMRPVKIVGIDGTPQGLEGLRTGKLFGTVQCDSQEYANVIFKIAAAESLGQSVQEIVKLDQDKYYECRQKALTAQ, from the coding sequence ATGAAGAAACGATATGGTATCCTGGCGGTGGTGGTTATCCTGCTGCTGACACTTTGGGGTGTGTTTTATCAGAGCAGGAAGGAGGGCGGAAGGGAAGAAAAAAAGTCCATACGTATCGGGGTGACCCTATACCGTGGAGATGATTCCTTTATCAATACGCTCAGGGGAAATATTGAGGAACAGGCCAAGGAATATGAAAAGGAAACAGGTATTAAGGTAGTCATGGATATTGTGGATGCCAAGGGGAATCAGAATACCCAGAACAGTCAGGTAGACCGTTTTATTTCCCTTGGCTATGATGCTATCTGCGTGAATATTGTGGACCGCTCCGTGGCCTCCAATATCATCAGCAAAGCCATGGATGCCAGTCTTCCTGTGGTGTTCTTTAACCGGGAACCGGTGGAGGAGGATATGCGTCGATGGGAAAAGCTCTACTATGTGGGAGAAAATGCAAAAGAGTCTGCAACCCTGCAGGGTAACATCCTGGTAGATGCTTACAAAAAAGATCCTTCTTCCCTTGACTTAAATGGGGATGGAAAGGTCAGCTATGTCCTTTTGGAAGGAGAAAACAGCCATCAGGACTCTTTGATCCGTACGGAATGGTCCATTCAGACCTTAAAGGATGGCGGAGTTCCGTTAGAAAAGATCACCGGCGGAATAGCCAATTGGGACAGAAGCCAGGCATCCGCCTGGATGGAGCAGTGGCTTTCGGAGTATTCGGATGAGGTGGAAGTGGTGATATGCAACAATGATGACATGGCTTTGGGAGCTGCTGACGCTCTGGAACGGAAAGGGGACATGAGGCCTGTTAAAATTGTAGGGATAGACGGTACGCCTCAGGGGCTTGAAGGTCTGCGCACGGGAAAACTGTTTGGAACAGTTCAATGTGACAGCCAGGAATATGCAAATGTTATTTTTAAAATTGCTGCTGCGGAATCTCTTGGTCAAAGTGTACAGGAAATTGTAAAATTAGACCAGGATAAGTATTATGAATGCAGACAGAAGGCACTGACCGCCCAGTAA
- a CDS encoding CYTH domain-containing protein, whose product MEIERKYLIPHPPADYTAYPCHFIEQGYLSTEPVVRIRREDDSYYLTYKSKGLLEREEYNLPLTPESYEHLIKKADGHILTKKRYLIPLKGSDHLIIELDVFDGRFKGLILAEVEFPEREEAENFIPPSWFGEDVTFSGEYQNSRLSQLP is encoded by the coding sequence ATGGAAATAGAACGTAAATATCTCATACCCCACCCGCCGGCTGATTACACCGCCTATCCTTGTCACTTCATAGAACAGGGATATCTCTCAACAGAACCTGTTGTACGGATCCGCAGGGAGGATGACTCCTATTACCTTACCTACAAATCAAAGGGACTTTTGGAACGGGAGGAATACAATCTTCCTTTGACACCAGAGTCCTATGAACACTTAATCAAAAAAGCGGATGGCCATATTCTTACAAAAAAACGATATCTGATCCCCCTAAAAGGTTCCGATCATCTGATCATAGAACTGGATGTCTTTGATGGACGCTTTAAAGGGTTAATATTAGCCGAAGTGGAATTCCCGGAACGAGAAGAAGCTGAAAACTTCATTCCTCCCTCCTGGTTTGGAGAAGACGTAACGTTTTCAGGAGAATATCAGAACAGCAGGCTAAGCCAGCTTCCATAA
- a CDS encoding substrate-binding domain-containing protein encodes MTKQEKILWTLLAGVLVFLFLLSSTDLIIKEKKTEIYPVSVIIGDTSDDYYVNFRKGADKAAEEYNVDISFITLYEKGDANQQIELVQREINDGASAVVLIPVKPVECVKKMDDMVLNSPAVMLGNLPPNDQVKSGISPDYEEEGGLLGQAIAAENSPDIPVWIFTEGLEYGYNREIYDGLVSALSKSGFSMKLFENKTEGTIREAIEGMVYPGSGKAVIAAIDVRSLDESADIISGSPVYGNVIEGLYGIGSTTKLLKELDIGIIKGLVVSDQFDAGYMSIEKAVEAVHGGLQRTQIVLDSYYIQKANLRESKFERILYPID; translated from the coding sequence ATGACAAAACAGGAGAAAATTTTATGGACTCTGCTGGCGGGAGTGCTTGTGTTCCTGTTTCTTTTATCCTCTACGGATTTGATCATTAAGGAGAAGAAAACAGAAATATATCCGGTTTCCGTCATCATCGGCGATACTTCCGATGACTATTACGTGAATTTCAGAAAGGGTGCTGATAAGGCGGCAGAGGAGTACAATGTAGATATCAGCTTTATTACACTCTATGAGAAAGGGGATGCCAATCAGCAGATAGAACTGGTTCAGAGGGAGATTAACGACGGCGCATCAGCTGTGGTCCTGATCCCCGTAAAGCCGGTGGAATGTGTAAAAAAGATGGATGATATGGTTTTAAACAGTCCTGCCGTTATGTTGGGGAACTTACCTCCCAATGATCAGGTAAAAAGCGGCATATCTCCGGATTATGAGGAGGAGGGAGGATTGCTGGGACAGGCAATTGCAGCGGAGAATTCCCCGGATATCCCTGTATGGATTTTTACGGAAGGACTTGAGTATGGGTATAACAGGGAGATATATGACGGATTGGTATCCGCTCTTTCAAAATCCGGATTTTCCATGAAGCTTTTTGAGAATAAGACGGAGGGCACCATCCGGGAGGCCATCGAGGGCATGGTCTATCCTGGAAGCGGAAAAGCAGTTATTGCAGCGATTGATGTAAGGAGCCTTGATGAGTCCGCGGATATCATTTCAGGGAGCCCGGTATATGGCAATGTCATTGAAGGACTTTACGGAATCGGCAGTACGACCAAACTTTTAAAGGAACTGGACATTGGGATTATTAAGGGACTGGTGGTAAGTGACCAGTTTGATGCGGGTTATATGAGCATCGAAAAGGCTGTGGAAGCGGTTCATGGGGGGCTTCAAAGAACACAAATTGTTTTGGATTCTTACTATATTCAGAAGGCCAATCTACGGGAAAGCAAATTTGAAAGGATTTTGTATCCAATTGATTGA
- a CDS encoding galactose ABC transporter substrate-binding protein, whose protein sequence is MRLLKKALAVGLASAMVFSMAGCGAGTKATTAAPEATTAAETKKEEASAETTAEAVKDAVGGDVADKKVGISIYKFDDNFMTLYRTELQRYLTEDLGFKKENVVIQDGKGDQAEQTNQIQNFITQKYDVLILNLVQASSAPEITDMCKEAGIPVVYINREPDTQEEQRWSDDKINATYVGCDARQSGTYQGEEIFETSNKGDINGDGVVSYIMIQGDPENVDAQYRTEFSVKALTDSGMQVKELLKQRGDWDQAKAQQIAQDALTQFGDQIEVIFCNNDAMALGALQAIEAAGRTVDKDIYLVGVDALTEAVQNVIDGKQTGTVFNDHFSQARTAGDMAVKFIKGESVDNVNMVDYIKVTKDNAQEILDKLK, encoded by the coding sequence ATGAGATTACTCAAAAAAGCATTAGCAGTAGGCCTTGCCTCAGCAATGGTATTTTCCATGGCAGGCTGTGGAGCAGGTACCAAGGCAACAACAGCGGCACCAGAGGCTACTACGGCAGCAGAGACCAAGAAGGAGGAGGCAAGCGCAGAGACCACAGCAGAAGCAGTGAAAGATGCTGTTGGCGGAGATGTAGCGGATAAGAAAGTCGGTATCTCAATTTACAAATTTGATGATAACTTTATGACACTTTACCGTACAGAGCTTCAGCGCTATCTGACAGAGGACTTAGGCTTTAAGAAAGAAAATGTTGTAATCCAGGATGGTAAGGGTGATCAGGCTGAACAGACCAACCAGATCCAGAACTTCATTACCCAGAAATACGATGTATTGATTTTAAACCTTGTGCAGGCTTCTTCTGCTCCGGAAATCACAGATATGTGTAAGGAAGCAGGAATCCCGGTTGTTTACATTAACCGTGAGCCAGATACTCAGGAAGAGCAGAGATGGAGTGACGACAAGATTAACGCTACTTATGTAGGTTGTGATGCCAGACAGTCCGGTACCTATCAGGGAGAAGAGATTTTTGAAACTTCCAACAAGGGCGATATTAACGGTGACGGCGTTGTTTCTTATATCATGATCCAGGGTGACCCTGAGAACGTAGATGCTCAGTACAGAACAGAATTCTCTGTTAAGGCTCTTACAGATTCCGGCATGCAGGTTAAAGAACTGTTAAAGCAGCGTGGCGACTGGGATCAGGCAAAAGCTCAACAGATCGCTCAGGATGCTTTAACACAGTTTGGTGATCAGATTGAAGTAATCTTCTGCAACAACGATGCTATGGCACTTGGTGCTCTTCAGGCAATTGAGGCAGCAGGACGTACAGTAGACAAAGACATCTATTTAGTAGGTGTTGATGCTCTGACAGAGGCTGTTCAGAACGTTATCGATGGCAAGCAGACAGGTACTGTATTCAATGACCACTTCTCACAGGCTCGTACAGCAGGCGATATGGCTGTTAAGTTTATCAAGGGTGAATCCGTTGATAATGTAAACATGGTAGACTATATTAAGGTTACCAAGGATAATGCTCAGGAAATTCTTGATAAATTAAAATAA
- a CDS encoding galactose ABC transporter substrate-binding protein, producing the protein MKRLSKRIFAAFLVVWASFLLYGCAPRDQEKNTEDSSASEAGTEGIHEEKGPKIGISIYRYDDTFMKLYRSELKQYLEETYHAEVIMRNAGGDQDEQNRQISQFISDGCEGIIVNPVEVSAAPGLSDACSQAGIPLVFINREPNEEEQKRWQNNHMAVSCVGTDSRQAGTYQGEIIREMPDKGDINGDGVVSYAMLMGEDGNEDSRYRTEYSIKALEEGGMKTDKLFSGNGDWNKDKGKKLAQEVLTTYGNRIEVIFCNNDSMANGALEAVEEAGRVPGKDIYLVGVDALQDTVKYIKDGKINGTVLNDHEGQSQTAADTLIKMIDGEDVDTRYQVDYIKVTAISTFHTLKGED; encoded by the coding sequence ATGAAACGTTTAAGTAAACGGATTTTTGCGGCTTTTCTGGTTGTCTGGGCTTCTTTTCTGCTTTATGGATGCGCTCCGCGGGATCAGGAGAAGAATACCGAAGATAGTTCAGCATCAGAAGCAGGCACGGAAGGGATTCATGAGGAGAAAGGCCCTAAGATCGGGATAAGCATATACCGCTATGACGATACATTCATGAAGCTGTATCGTTCGGAACTAAAACAATATCTGGAAGAAACCTACCATGCGGAGGTGATCATGCGTAATGCCGGAGGAGATCAGGATGAGCAGAACCGGCAGATCAGCCAGTTTATTTCGGACGGGTGTGAAGGGATTATAGTAAATCCAGTGGAGGTGTCGGCTGCGCCCGGTCTTTCTGATGCCTGCAGCCAGGCAGGGATCCCTTTAGTTTTCATTAACAGGGAGCCAAACGAGGAGGAGCAGAAGCGGTGGCAGAACAACCATATGGCAGTGTCCTGCGTTGGAACAGATTCCAGGCAGGCAGGGACTTATCAGGGTGAGATCATACGGGAAATGCCTGATAAAGGAGATATAAACGGCGATGGGGTGGTGTCTTATGCCATGCTCATGGGAGAGGACGGCAATGAGGACAGCCGTTACCGGACGGAATATTCCATAAAAGCCCTGGAAGAAGGGGGAATGAAGACGGATAAACTGTTTTCCGGCAATGGAGACTGGAACAAGGATAAAGGGAAGAAGCTTGCGCAGGAGGTGTTAACCACCTACGGAAATAGGATAGAGGTAATCTTCTGCAACAATGATTCCATGGCAAACGGTGCTTTGGAAGCTGTAGAAGAGGCAGGCCGCGTTCCTGGAAAGGATATTTACCTGGTAGGGGTTGACGCCCTTCAGGATACGGTAAAATATATAAAAGATGGAAAAATAAACGGGACAGTTTTAAATGATCATGAGGGACAATCCCAAACAGCTGCCGATACTTTGATAAAGATGATTGACGGGGAAGATGTGGACACAAGGTATCAGGTGGATTATATCAAGGTCACTGCAATCAGTACCTTTCATACGCTAAAAGGAGAGGATTAA